The following are encoded together in the Myxococcales bacterium genome:
- a CDS encoding hybrid sensor histidine kinase/response regulator, whose product MKRSPLAPVSEATPQASGATPPAGDLAAALHEVGNALTVVLGWLEIAESRAEEGPARDALEIARSYAQLGHGMARRAIGSSDAILEIERSAASLARAAVLGVTPAATQKAVGLRLETRTGLDDWVTDADAVARILLNLLLNAVAFSPAGGSVTLELNEGPGVIVFRVVDEGPGIDAERAQTLFSAPDSTRPGGHGIGLRHSAEVARERGGALGLVRPGPGACFELSWPRGEKKSGARHPTVATRLEGTRILVLEDDPAVLGLIELSLETRGATVVSITSGAELDSFDILSGVSAALFDLSPIADDPKAALARLRARVGDVPVILISGSPTGVPEAVADEIRVWVRKPFEMSEVVEVLRGLLGRG is encoded by the coding sequence GTGAAACGTTCGCCGCTCGCACCTGTGAGCGAAGCCACTCCCCAAGCCTCCGGGGCCACGCCCCCGGCCGGTGATCTGGCTGCCGCCCTGCACGAGGTGGGCAACGCACTCACGGTGGTGCTCGGTTGGCTCGAAATCGCGGAGTCGCGAGCAGAGGAGGGCCCGGCTCGCGACGCGCTGGAGATCGCCCGCAGCTACGCCCAGCTCGGGCATGGCATGGCGCGGCGTGCGATCGGCAGCAGCGACGCCATCCTGGAGATCGAGCGCAGCGCCGCCAGTCTCGCCCGCGCGGCGGTGCTCGGTGTGACGCCGGCTGCGACGCAGAAGGCGGTCGGACTGCGGCTCGAGACCCGCACGGGCCTCGACGACTGGGTGACCGATGCGGACGCGGTAGCGCGCATCCTGCTCAACCTGCTCCTGAACGCCGTGGCGTTTTCGCCTGCTGGCGGCAGCGTCACGCTCGAGCTCAACGAGGGGCCTGGCGTGATCGTCTTTCGCGTCGTCGACGAGGGTCCCGGCATCGACGCCGAACGCGCGCAGACGTTGTTCTCGGCGCCGGACTCGACGCGTCCCGGGGGTCACGGCATCGGGCTTCGGCACTCGGCCGAGGTCGCGCGGGAGCGGGGTGGCGCCCTCGGCCTGGTCAGGCCGGGCCCGGGTGCATGTTTCGAGCTGTCGTGGCCTCGCGGTGAGAAGAAGAGCGGCGCGCGCCACCCGACGGTCGCGACGCGGCTCGAGGGGACCCGCATCTTGGTGCTCGAAGACGATCCGGCCGTGCTCGGCCTGATCGAGCTGAGCCTCGAGACGCGCGGCGCCACGGTGGTCTCGATCACGAGCGGAGCCGAGCTCGACTCGTTCGACATCCTGTCGGGCGTCTCCGCAGCGCTGTTCGATCTCTCCCCGATCGCGGACGACCCCAAGGCTGCCCTCGCGCGGCTCCGCGCGCGCGTCGGCGATGTGCCCGTGATCCTGATCAGCGGTTCGCCAACGGGGGTACCCGAGGCGGTCGCGGATGAAATTCGAGTCTGGGTTCGGAAGCCGTTCGAGATGAGCGAGGTGGTCGAGGTCTTGCGGGGGCTACTCGGGCGAGGCTGA